CGCCGTACACGGCGCTTACCGAGTACGAGTCCGGAGAGACGGTAACCGTCGAACAGGTACCACATCGAGATCCGGACATTCGCGACTACTTGTCTCAACATCGAATCGGTCCGGGAACGCGACTCGTCGTCGACGAAGTGTTGTCTATCGATCTGGTGACCGTCGTACCGTCGTCTACGGAGACGCCCGTCGCGTTACCGACTCACGTCGCACGCCGTATCGGCGCTCGAGCCGTCACGAAGTAGAACAAAAGATGCCGACGTCGACGTGTGGAATTGCTCGGCTGGATGGTCCTGCAACCGAATTAGACTAGACTAATATTATTATTTTATCCGAAAAACTCATATGTTAGTTGCCGAAAGGTAGCGGTAATGACAGCGGATTCGAACCAACGCGCTGGCACACTATCACGCAGAGATTTCACGGTCTTGAGCGGTGGGACACTCGTTGCGGGACTAGCTGGCTGTCTCGGGGGCGACGACTCGAACCTCGACGTCGGCGAGAACACCGTCATTGCATCGATGCCAGCGCTTTGGGATTTTACCCGGCAGGTTGTGGGAGAGGACGAAACACTCGAGTCGTTCGACATCGTCCCGGTCGGTGAACACGGCCACGACTGGAATCCCGAACCGGCGACGGTCGAAGACATCGATCACGCTGGCGGCTTCGTCTATATGCGGGATTTCGCTTCCTGGCAAGACGACGCTGCTGAACAGCTCGAGGCGGACGATGATACGACCGTGATCGATGCCTCGGCGGGAATCGAATTCTTCGACAGTCCCGCGGAAGATAACGACGAACACTGGTGGATGGATCCCGTCTACTGTCAGGATGGGGTCGACAACATCGCTGACGGGATCGCCGGGATGGATCCCGATAACGAAGCGTACTACCGGGACAACGCGACAGCGTTCAACGAGGAACTCCAAGAGCTGCACGAGGACATACAGGACGTCGTCGAGCGCGCGGAACTCGATACAATCGTCGTCGCGACACACGACTCCTTCCAGTGGTGGAACCGACAGTACGACATCCAGGTGGAGTCGCCCGTCGGGACGTCGCCGGACGACTCGGCGAGTCCGGATGAGGTCGAGAAGATCGAAGAGCTCATGGACGAACGGGACATCGATCACGTTCTCTACGATGTCGGTGAACCGGCACAACTCGCCGAGTCCCTGGCCGAAGAGACGGATGCCGAGATATTGCCACTGACACCCGTCGAAACACAGATCGACGGGGCGCCGGAACTCGACACCGGAATAACGATGGAGCCGGACTGGGGCTACGTGGATCACTTCTACGAAATTAACCTCCCGTCGCTCGAAACAGCCCTGCGAGCCGAGTAATTTTTAGATGGGATACAACTTCATCGTTATAGTGACCAAAAATCGACTAAGCCGATACCGCCACAATGACACCTGCTATTTCAGCCGAGAACGTTAGTTTCGCCTACAACGATCACCCAGTGCTGAGAGAGATCTCCATGTCGATCGAGGAAGGGGAGTTTCTGGGGTTGGTCGGCCCGAACGGATCGGGAAAGACGACGCTGTTGGAGATCATGCTCGGATTACGGTCGCCGGATTCCGGCCACGTCGAGTTGTTCGAAACGCCCGTCGCGGAGTTTACTGAAGGTACACGGCTCGGATACGTCTCACAACACTCGACGGATGCCGACTCAATGATGCCAGTTACCGTCCGTGAGGTCGTAGAGATGGGACGATATCCACACGCGGGCCTTAGACGTCTCACGACGGAAGACTACACCATCATCGACGAGGCGATGGCGAAAGTCGGAGTGGATGCGTTCGCCGATCGACGGATAAGCAACCTGTCGGGTGGGCAGCGACAGCGAGCGTACATCGCCCGTGCGCTGGCGTCGGAGGCCGACCTGCTCGCACTCGACGAACCGACAGTCGGTGTCGACGCTGATGTCGTCGAACAGTTCTACGATCTCCTCAGCGAGCTCAACGAAGACGGTATCACGATCGTACTAATCGAACACGATATCAACACCGTCAGCGAGTACGCGGACACGATGGCCTGTCTGGACGGTGAACTGTACGAACACTGTGAGACGGGGAGATTCCTCGAGAGCGGGGCGCTCGAGCAGGCGTTTAGCTCGGCGAGAGCGGTCAGCTCGAGGCCCGTCGCGGGTGGTGACTGACGATGGCGGTCGAACGGATCCGTCAGCGTCGGGATATCGCGTTCCTGTCAGCGGGAATCCCGCTCGTGTTGCTCGCGTTTGGCGCGTTTATCGTCTGGGTGTTCCCGCTGCTTTTCGAGTTGTTCTGGGGCGGAATGGAAACGATATTCGACGGACACTGGCTGGTCAGGAGTTCCTTCATCCAACACGGGTTCACCGCAGGCGTGCTGATCGGCTTTACGGCACCGGTTGTCGGCGCATACCTCGTCAACCGTCAGATGGCGCTCATCGGTGAAGCCCTCGCACATACGGCGTTCGCGGGCGTCGCGATCGGATTGTTCGTCGGTGCGTCCGTCCCGGCGTTAGACTACCCGCTGGCGTGGGCGATGGTCATTGCGGCTATCGCTGCACTGGGCATGCAGTACATCGCAGTGAATACGGAGGGATATGCGGATATCCCGATCGCGATCATGCTCACCGGCGGGTTCGCCGTCGGGATCGCGGTGATTTCCTACGGTGTCGTATTCAGTGCAACCGTCGAGAGCTACCTGTTTGGCGATATTTTGTTCGTTCCCTTCGAGAACGTCCAGCTCATGGTCGGGCTCACGCTACTCGTCGGTCTCACCGTCGGATTGACCCACAAACAGCTAAAATTCATCACCTTCGACCGTGAGGCGGCACGACTCGCGCGGATCAACGTCTGGTTCTACGACACGCTGTTGATCGTCCTGACGGCGCTGGTCGTCGTCGCGGCGATGCAGATCCTCGGGGCCATTCTCGTGGCTGGCATGCTCGTTATTCCGGTTGCGGCAGCGATGCAGCTCACCGACAGCTTCAATCGTGGACTCGTCCTCTCGGTCGTTTTCGGCCAGGTTGCCGTGCTCGGTGGGATTCTCTTGTCCTACGATCTGGGTATTGCGACCGGACCGATGATTATCATTACTGCAATCATCATCTATCTCGGCTCACTCCTGCGTTGAGGCCGTCAGTAGTACAAGATTGGCCGGGTCTGATGACTCGACGAATTGCTGTGTATGACACTCTTCGAATTGGCTGACTGCTGTTTGTCTCATTATTGGGCCAATACCGAAGTTAGACTTGACTAAATATTTTATTCCCACACCCTAGATTTATTAGGTAGTTCGGTATAGGAACGACTGCACTCCGGGATGACCGGAGTGTCGAATCGAATCGTGATCTCCCATTGGATCACTCGAAACGCCAGGTGAGTTCCTGCAACACGGAAACGGGAGCTTCGTGGTCAGTCTCTGCTCTCGTCCCTCGTCAGACAGCCGGACGGTCTCTCTGCTGTCATCTTCAGTACTCCGACGACGAAACCGATCGGTCTTACAAACCGACCACACCCTTGTCACTCGTCCCCAGTACCGATGACCGCGATCGCCTCGATCTCAACCAGATGGTCGGGATCGATCAACCGCTGCACTTCGACCATGCTGGCTGCGGGCCGGATCTCCCCGAAAACCTCGCCGTGAGCCCGCCCGATCTCCTCCCAGTCGTCGATATCGGTGACGTATATTCTGGTCCGGACGACGTCCTCGAGCGACCCACCGGCGTCTTCGAGTGCGTTCGCGACGATCTCGAGGGCGCGTTTCGTCTGTTCGTACGGCTCTCCGGGTGCCACGACCTCGCCATCGTCGTCGGTTGCCGTCGTCCCCGCGACGTGGATCTGCGAGCCGGCGCGGACTGCTCGGGAGTAGCCGACGGTCGATTCCCACTCGGTGCCACTCGAGACGCGTCTTCGGTCCATGCGGTGAACAGACGGCCCGCCCTCAAAAGCGTCTCTCGGGCCGTGGCGCGTCAGAGCGAGATGTGCGACGTCGAGTCGGGACCGCCGTCGTCGTCGATTCCGCCTTCGTGGACGAACGTCGCGTCGTCGTCGGTGAGAAAGACAGTGCCATCGGTGTGGACGGTAATATCAACCGACGGGAGCGTCGTGTCGGCGGCCTCGCCGTTGTCGCAGTGGCCCGAACAGGAGTCGAACAGCGAGCCGTGGCGGGGACAGATGAGCTGGCCGTCGCGCATGGGGACGCCACGGCCCGTATCGAACCGCTGGGCCTCGTGCGTACAGCGGTTGATCCAGGCCTCGACGCCATCGTCAGAACGGTTCCCGTTCTGACTGCTTGTCGAGCTCTGCTCGACACCGTCGTCACAGGGGACGAGGATCACCTCTTCTCGCTCGCCGTGTCGATCCTGTACCGTGAACAGCCACGACCTCTCCTCGTGGACCGTCTCCACGGTGGTGAGTTTGTGCATAGGCACAGATTGGCTCGAGACCTGAAAACGTTACATGGCCGCCGGTCAGGAAAACGTCACCGTTACGGCCACCCGTCGGCTTCGTCACGGTATGGAAGTGCCGTGCGTCCGCGTCCCCCGCGAGGAGGGCGAAGCCACGCGCCGCGAACTCGCGGACGCGGACCTGATCGACGACGAGTACGAGATTTCGGTGGCCGAGGGCAGTCTCTACGTGCCGATCACGGATCCCGACGCGGTTTCGGACGGCCTCGAGGTCGTCGCCCGGCCCGTCGAGGAACGCGAGACGCAGACGACGCCGGCCGACATCCTGGGAGCCGAGCCGTCCTACGAGCGACTCGGGCGCGCCGCCCTGCTCGACGAGGACGACGACGAGCGCGCCCGCGAGATCGCCGACGCCGTCCTCGAGTCCGACCTCCCCCTCGAGACGGTACTCAACAAGGCGTCGAAAGTCAAAGGTGAGACGCGGATCCGCGACTGGGATATCCTCGCCGGCGACGACACGGAGGTCGTCCACCGCGAGTACGGTTGTGAGTTCGCCCTCGACCTCGCCTCCGTCTACTTCTCGCCGCGGCTCGCAACTGAGCGCCACCGGGTCACAAAGCAGGTCAGCGACGGCGAGCGGGCGCTCGACATGTTCGCCGGCGTCGGCCCGTTCGTGATTCCGTTCGCGAAACGCGGCGCGGAGTGCGTCGGCGTGGACGTCAACGAAGACGCGATCAGCTATCTACGCGAGAACGCGCGCCGGAACGGCGTCGCGGATCGTGTGACGGCGATCTGCGACGATATTCGGGCGGTGGCCGACGAGTACGCAAACTGGGCCGACCGGCTCGTGATGAATCTGCCCCACAGCGCGGACGAGTTCCTCGAGAGCGCCGTTACCCTCGCGGGCGACGATTGCGTGATCCATTATTACGACATCCAGCACGAGGATGATCCATTCGGGCCTGGTGAGCGGGCTATTCGGGATGCGGCCGAACCGGAGTACGAGGTTACCGTCGAGACGCGACGGACGGTCCGCTCCTACGCGCCACACGAGTTGAACGTGTGTCTGGACGTGCGACTCGAGCGGTAACTCGAGGCGCGTGAACCGCTCTCACGTCGGCGACGATTCGCAATCCTTATGGCTGGTATCAGCCCTACGAATAAACGCACACAACGAGCGTGCCGGTGTAGCTCAGACTGGCAGAGCGAATCCTTCGTAAGGATTAGGTCGAGGGTTCAAATCCCTCCACCGGCTTTTTGCTGCGAACAACACGTGAGCAGCAACAGCTGTCGAGGGATTTGCATTAGACCACGAGTGAGTACAGCGAGCGAAGTGGGCGTCGTTCACAATCCGCTCTACCGGCTCTTTTTGAGCGAACGTCGCGACGACGCGTTCGGTCGTGTGTGAGGCGTGCACGAGCAGGCAATGGTTTACGGCGACTCGAGTCGAAAGGGCAAGCAATGGAGCCAGCTTCAGAGACGTTATCCGACCTTCCGCCGAGCGCGAAACTGGTATTCAAAGTGCTCGAGTACAACGGCTCGCTAACCCAAGGTGAGATCGCCGACGAGACGATGCTGCCGCGCCGGACCGCTCGGTTCGGTCTCTCTCGGCTGAAAGAGGGCGGGTTGGTCGAGGATCAGGTCTCGTTCAGGGACGCGCGCCAATCGGTGTACTCGTTGACGGAAACCGGCGAGCAAATACGCGCGCCTTCCAACTGATGGCCGACGCTACCTATCTATGACGGACATCTTCGTCGTCGTCGGCGGTGACGCAGCGGGCATGTCCGCGGCGAGCAAAGCGAAGCGCGACGATCCGGATCTCGAGGTCGTCGTCTTCGAGAAGGGGGAATGGGTCTCCTACGGCGCCTGCGGCTTGCCCTACTACGTCAAGGGGGAGATTCAGTCGCTCGAGGCGCTCGTCTCGGTCACCCCCGAGGAGTTCCGCGAGGAGCGCGATATCGACCTGCGAACGGGCCACGAGGTCGTCGCGATCGATCCCGACGAGCGGACTGTCACCGCCGAGAGCGAGTCTGGGAGCGTCGTCCAATCCTATGATCACCTGTTGCTCGCCACCGGTGCCGAGGCGGTCGTTCCGCCGATCGACGGCATCGACCGCGAGGGCGTCTACACCCTCGGCTCGATGAGCGACGGGAAGGAACTCCGGGAGTACGTCGCTCGAGCGCGCGAAGGCGAGTCGCTCCAGCAGCCGGACCGCGGCCCGGCCTGCCGGTATCTCGAGGATTGTACCGGCCCCGTCGGCATCGTCGGCGGCGGCTACATCGGGCTCGAGATGGCCGAGGCGCTGGCGGCGAACGGCTTCGAGGTCCACCTGTTCCAGCGCGGCGACCGCGTGTTGACGGGATTCAGCGAGGCGACGAGCGAGGCGGTCGCCGACCACCTCCGGGAGCAGGATGTCGTCGTCTATCTCGAGAGCGAGGTGGTGGCACTCGAGGGCGGGGAGGCCGATGAGGACGAGGAGAAAGACAGCGCCGTCGAGACCGTCGTCGCCGCCGACGAGCGAGTCGACGTGGAAATGGTGCTCGTCGGAACCGGCGTTCGACCGCGGACCGACCTCGCCGAAGCTGCCGGAATCGATCTCGGGCCGACGGGCGCGGTCGCGACGGACGCCTATCGCGAAACCAACGTCCCCGATGTCTACGCAGCGGGAGACTGCGCCGAAGCGACACACACCGTCACGGGCGATCCGGTCTACGTCCCGCTGGCGCTCACTGCGAACCGCCACGGTCGCGCAATCGGTCAGACTGTCGCCGGACAGCTAACCGAAGGCGGCGCCGTCGCCGGGACGGCGGCCGTCAAGGCGTTCGAGGTCGAGGCGGCGCGAACCGGCATTCTGGACCACGACGACGCGCGCGAGGCTGGGTTCGAGCCGGTCACCGAGACGATCGACGCGAAATCGCGCGCGGGCTACTACCCCAAGGGGGGCACCGTTACCGTCACGCTCACTGCGGATCGCGACTCCGGACGCGTACTCGGCGCGAGCCTCGTCAGCGAGTACGGCGAGGGCGCGGTCCACCGGAGTCACGCGATCGTGGGGGCTCTCGAGGCCGAGGCGACCGTCTTCGAACTGGAAAACTACGATCTCGCGTACGCCCCGCCGTTCAACACGACGTGGGATCCGGTGCTCGTCGCCGCGAAGGTGCTCGCCGGGAAACTGCGGTAGTCGGGTCTGGCAACGTCTGACCGACGGTCGACTACTCGCTCAGAAACGCCTCGAGGTGCTCGAGGTACGCTTCGGGGCGGTCCTCCGGCACCCAGTGGGTAGCCTCCTCGAGTCCGACGACGTCGGCGTCCGAGATGTCGTCCTCGAGGCGCTCGGCGTACTCGATGGGCTGGAACTCGTCCTCGGCCCCCCAGAGCATGAGCGTCTCGGCCGTGATCTCGCTCGGATCGATCTCGGTGGTGTGGCTCGTGTTCGTCCCGATGGCGTTGCGGGAGAGCGAGACCATCGCCTCTTCCGAATCCCACTGGGCGACCATGCCGTCGACGAATTCGTCGCTCGGATCGTCGCCGTAGAGCGTGTTTCGGTACATCTTGCGGAGCATCTCTCGGAGTCCATCGACGCCCATGTTTTCGACGGTATCCGGCAGTCCGAGATCGAGGATCGTGTCGACGGGCCAGGAATCGTAGCAGACGGCGTTCGAGAGAACCAGTTTCGGGATCGAATCGGGCTGATGCGCCGCGTACCGAAGGCCAACGCCGCCGCCGAGGTCGTGGCCGACGAACGAGACGGACTCGAGGTTCAGTTCCTCGAGGAGGCCGTCGATCATCTCCTCCTGAGCCCTGATCGAGCGGTCGAAGCCGTCGTGCATGGCCGACTGTCCGTAGCCGACCATATCCGGGACGATGACGCGATACTCGTCGGTCAACTCGGGCGCGATGCGGTGCCAGAGGTACGACGAGGTCGGAATGCCGTGGCAGAACACCACCGGTTCTCCGTCTCCCT
Above is a window of Natronorubrum tibetense GA33 DNA encoding:
- a CDS encoding RidA family protein, producing the protein MDRRRVSSGTEWESTVGYSRAVRAGSQIHVAGTTATDDDGEVVAPGEPYEQTKRALEIVANALEDAGGSLEDVVRTRIYVTDIDDWEEIGRAHGEVFGEIRPAASMVEVQRLIDPDHLVEIEAIAVIGTGDE
- a CDS encoding Rieske (2Fe-2S) protein, which encodes MHKLTTVETVHEERSWLFTVQDRHGEREEVILVPCDDGVEQSSTSSQNGNRSDDGVEAWINRCTHEAQRFDTGRGVPMRDGQLICPRHGSLFDSCSGHCDNGEAADTTLPSVDITVHTDGTVFLTDDDATFVHEGGIDDDGGPDSTSHISL
- a CDS encoding FAD-dependent oxidoreductase, whose translation is MTDIFVVVGGDAAGMSAASKAKRDDPDLEVVVFEKGEWVSYGACGLPYYVKGEIQSLEALVSVTPEEFREERDIDLRTGHEVVAIDPDERTVTAESESGSVVQSYDHLLLATGAEAVVPPIDGIDREGVYTLGSMSDGKELREYVARAREGESLQQPDRGPACRYLEDCTGPVGIVGGGYIGLEMAEALAANGFEVHLFQRGDRVLTGFSEATSEAVADHLREQDVVVYLESEVVALEGGEADEDEEKDSAVETVVAADERVDVEMVLVGTGVRPRTDLAEAAGIDLGPTGAVATDAYRETNVPDVYAAGDCAEATHTVTGDPVYVPLALTANRHGRAIGQTVAGQLTEGGAVAGTAAVKAFEVEAARTGILDHDDAREAGFEPVTETIDAKSRAGYYPKGGTVTVTLTADRDSGRVLGASLVSEYGEGAVHRSHAIVGALEAEATVFELENYDLAYAPPFNTTWDPVLVAAKVLAGKLR
- a CDS encoding MarR family transcriptional regulator; the encoded protein is MEPASETLSDLPPSAKLVFKVLEYNGSLTQGEIADETMLPRRTARFGLSRLKEGGLVEDQVSFRDARQSVYSLTETGEQIRAPSN
- a CDS encoding metal ABC transporter substrate-binding protein → MSGGTLVAGLAGCLGGDDSNLDVGENTVIASMPALWDFTRQVVGEDETLESFDIVPVGEHGHDWNPEPATVEDIDHAGGFVYMRDFASWQDDAAEQLEADDDTTVIDASAGIEFFDSPAEDNDEHWWMDPVYCQDGVDNIADGIAGMDPDNEAYYRDNATAFNEELQELHEDIQDVVERAELDTIVVATHDSFQWWNRQYDIQVESPVGTSPDDSASPDEVEKIEELMDERDIDHVLYDVGEPAQLAESLAEETDAEILPLTPVETQIDGAPELDTGITMEPDWGYVDHFYEINLPSLETALRAE
- a CDS encoding metal ABC transporter ATP-binding protein, encoding MTPAISAENVSFAYNDHPVLREISMSIEEGEFLGLVGPNGSGKTTLLEIMLGLRSPDSGHVELFETPVAEFTEGTRLGYVSQHSTDADSMMPVTVREVVEMGRYPHAGLRRLTTEDYTIIDEAMAKVGVDAFADRRISNLSGGQRQRAYIARALASEADLLALDEPTVGVDADVVEQFYDLLSELNEDGITIVLIEHDINTVSEYADTMACLDGELYEHCETGRFLESGALEQAFSSARAVSSRPVAGGD
- a CDS encoding metal ABC transporter permease; the protein is MAVERIRQRRDIAFLSAGIPLVLLAFGAFIVWVFPLLFELFWGGMETIFDGHWLVRSSFIQHGFTAGVLIGFTAPVVGAYLVNRQMALIGEALAHTAFAGVAIGLFVGASVPALDYPLAWAMVIAAIAALGMQYIAVNTEGYADIPIAIMLTGGFAVGIAVISYGVVFSATVESYLFGDILFVPFENVQLMVGLTLLVGLTVGLTHKQLKFITFDREAARLARINVWFYDTLLIVLTALVVVAAMQILGAILVAGMLVIPVAAAMQLTDSFNRGLVLSVVFGQVAVLGGILLSYDLGIATGPMIIITAIIIYLGSLLR
- a CDS encoding alpha/beta fold hydrolase produces the protein MDYETWADRQESTTVTVDEHDLEVAYYDEGDGEPVVFCHGIPTSSYLWHRIAPELTDEYRVIVPDMVGYGQSAMHDGFDRSIRAQEEMIDGLLEELNLESVSFVGHDLGGGVGLRYAAHQPDSIPKLVLSNAVCYDSWPVDTILDLGLPDTVENMGVDGLREMLRKMYRNTLYGDDPSDEFVDGMVAQWDSEEAMVSLSRNAIGTNTSHTTEIDPSEITAETLMLWGAEDEFQPIEYAERLEDDISDADVVGLEEATHWVPEDRPEAYLEHLEAFLSE
- a CDS encoding class I SAM-dependent methyltransferase, which translates into the protein MEVPCVRVPREEGEATRRELADADLIDDEYEISVAEGSLYVPITDPDAVSDGLEVVARPVEERETQTTPADILGAEPSYERLGRAALLDEDDDERAREIADAVLESDLPLETVLNKASKVKGETRIRDWDILAGDDTEVVHREYGCEFALDLASVYFSPRLATERHRVTKQVSDGERALDMFAGVGPFVIPFAKRGAECVGVDVNEDAISYLRENARRNGVADRVTAICDDIRAVADEYANWADRLVMNLPHSADEFLESAVTLAGDDCVIHYYDIQHEDDPFGPGERAIRDAAEPEYEVTVETRRTVRSYAPHELNVCLDVRLER